In the genome of Chiloscyllium plagiosum isolate BGI_BamShark_2017 chromosome 33, ASM401019v2, whole genome shotgun sequence, one region contains:
- the LOC122540011 gene encoding cyclin-dependent kinase 5 activator 1-like — MGTVLSLSPSYRKAALFEDGSATVGQYTAVQNSKNCKEKNLKRQSLISVLPWKRIVAASAKKKSSKKVNPNSYQSNVTHLNNENLKKSLSCANLSTFAQPPPAQRLNQGSKVASTPKKSPRLGSATSPKRVIVQASTSELLKCLGEFLCRRCYRLKHLSPSEPVLWLRSVDRSLLLQGWQDQGFVAPANVVFVYMLCRDVISPELASEHELQASLLTCLYLSYSYMGNEISYPLKPFLVESCKEAFWDRCLSIIDAMSAKMLQINADPHFFTQVFADLKNECNQDDSGRMLIGLDR, encoded by the coding sequence ATGGGtaccgtgctgtctctgtccccTAGCTACAGGAAGGCGGCTCTGTTTGAGGATGGCTCGGCCACAGTGGGCCAGTACACGGCCGTGCAGAACAGCAAGAACTGCAAGGAGAAGAACCTCAAGCGGCAGTCCCTCATCTCGGTGCTGCCCTGGAAGCGCATAGTGGCCGCCTCGGCCAAGAAGAAGAGCTCCAAGAAGGTCAACCCCAACAGCTACCAGAGCAACGTGACCCACCTCAACAACGAGAACCTGAAGAAGTCTCTGTCCTGCGCCAACCTGTCCACCTTCGCCCAGCCGCCGCCAGCCCAGCGCCTCAACCAGGGCTCGAAGGTAGCCTCCACCCCCAAGAAGAGCCCCAGACTCGGCTCTGCGACGTCTCCCAAGAGGGTGATAGTACAGGCGTCCACCAGCGAGCTGCTCAAGTGCCTGGGCGAGTTCCTGTGCCGCCGCTGTTACCGCCTGAAGCACCTGTCTCCCAGCGAGCCGGTGCTCTGGCTCAGGAGTGTGGACCGCTCGCTGCTCCTGCAGGGTTGGCAGGACCAAGGGTTCGTGGCTCCGGCCAACGTGGTCTTTGTTTACATGCTGTGCCGAGACGTGATCTCCCCGGAGCTCGCCAGCGAGCACGAACTGCAGGCCAGCCTCCTGACCTGCCTCTACCTGTCCTACTCCTACATGGGCAACGAGATCTCCTACCCGCTCAAGCCCTTCCTGGTGGAGAGCTGCAAGGAGGCTTTCTGGGACCGCTGCCTCAGCATCATCGACGCCATGAGCGCGAAGATGCTGCAAATCAACGCGGATCCCCACTTCTTCACCCAGGTCTTCGCCGACCTCAAAAACGAGTGCAACCAGGACGACAGTGGACGGATGCTCATAGGCTTGGACCGGTGA